The Streptococcus downei MFe28 DNA window TTGTGGAACACCTTCGACAATCATCTTAGATTCGGTCAAACCATCATAGGTAACGGTAAACTTATCACCTTGTTTAACTTCCAACCATTCGTTATCCTTGTTGCCATAAGGGCTTTCAGAAACGACATCGCCTTCTTTAATTTCATTAGAGCGATATTGGTTAACGGCACTGGTCCCGATACGCTGTTGCGCTTCAGGAGTCAGATAAGAATTGATGCCTTCGATGGTGTGAGTCGCATTTTTTTCACGTTCAAAGACCAACTCCTGAGTTGCCTGAGCTTCTGTAAGATTGTGGTCAGCCAGAAATTTGTCGTAAGCATCCTTAGCGTTTTGCCATTGTTCGTGCTTAGTGTTGTACTCAGCCAATTTGCGTTCATATTCTGCACGCGCTTGGTTGTAAGCTTCTTTTTCTTGGTTGTACTTAGCTTCATTTTCAGCATTGGTTTTATCCGCTGCCTCTTTTTCAGCCTGTTTGTTATCATGCTCAGTCTTAGCCTTTTCATAGGCAGCCTTGTCAACTTCGTACTTAGCCAAGTCTTTGTCGTATTGAGCCTTGGCAGCATCGTAAGCGGCCTTTTCTTGGTTGTACTTGGCTTGAGCTTCCTTGTTGGCCTTGTCAGCGGCTGCTTTTTCAGCTAGCTTGCTGTCATAGTTAGACTTGTCAGCTTCGTATTTGGCTTTTTCTTCCTTGTACTTAGCCAAGTCTTGGTCATATTTTGCCTTAGCGGCATCATAAGCGGCCTTTTCTTGGTCGTACTTGGCTTGCGCTTCTTGGTTAGCCTTTTCAGCAGCTGCTTTTTCTTCTAACTTCTTGTCGTAGTTAGACTTGTCAGCTTCATATTTGGCCTTGTCTTCATTGTACTTAGCCAAGTCTTGGTCGTATTGCGCCTTAGCGGCATCATAAGCAGCCTTTTCTTGGTTGTACTTGTCTTGAGCTTCCTTATTGGCCCTGTCCGCTGCCTCTTTTTCAGCTTTCTTACTGTCGTAAGTTGCTTTTTCAGCATCATACTTAGCCTTATCTGCCTTGTATTGTTCCAAAGCCTTGTCGTAGTCAGCCTTAGCCTTGTTGTAGTCAGCCATTTGTGCTTGGTACTGAGCTTTAGCTTCAGCATTTTGCTTATCGGCTGCTGCTTTTTCAGCTACTTTACTGTCGTAGTTAGCCTTATCAGCATCGTATTTTTTCTTATCTTCATTGTATTGAGCAAGGGCAGCATCATAGTCTGCTTTGGCAGCATTGTAGGTTGCCATTTCTTGTTTATACTTGAGTTTAGCAGCGGCATTCGCCTTGTCTGCTGCCTCTTTCTCAGCCAGGCTAGTTTCGTACTGAACCTTTTGTTGGTCGTAAGTTGCTTTAGCAACATTGTACTTAGCCAATGCCTGATCGTATTCAGCCTTGTCTTGGTTGTACTGAATCATAGCCGCATCGTAGGCCCCCTTAGCTGCCGCATTTTGCTTATCAGCTTCAGCCTTGTCTGCTACAGCCTTATCATAGGCAGCCTTGTCTTGATTGTACTGGGCTTGAGCCTTTTCATAATCAGATTGTTGCGCCTTGTAGTTATCAACGGTCTTGTTGATTTCTTGGGCTTGGGCCTTGTTGTCTTCATCAGCTGCTTGGACAGAAGGCTGGGTCTTAGTTTCATCTGCTGATGATTCAAGTCCAGCTTGATTTGCATTAGCCTTTGCTGTTTCTAATTCAGGTGAGGTTACTTCTTTAGTTGTTGTAGTGGTATCACCCTCAGTCTTTTGGTCAATCACCTTGGTTTGTGGACCATTTTGACTGGCTGCTACTTCACTGGCAGCATTGCCAGAATCAGCAGCTGATTGGTTGGTTTGTTCGTCAGCAAGAACTGTAGACGATGACAAAGCAAAGGCTGCAGTTCCCAGCAAAACGGATGCCGCTCCATAGCTGTATTTGCGGATGGAGAAGCGCTGAGATCTTTTTTCCATGTTAATCATTCCTCCCAAAGAATTTGTATCTCAAGTATTTAATTTATTGAAACCATTAAATACTAATTAGTATTATAACAAAAAAATTACAAATAGCCAAATTATTTTGTTCTCCAAATTATTTTTTTGAAAACTTTATGTTAGCAAAAGACCTGATATAAAGGGATTCCTGAGAATTTTTTAACTTAAAAATTTCTTTTTTAAAATCAGCAAATCCCCACTTTTTTGTCTGTTTTCTGAATACTTTCATCTAATTTTCAACTTCATTAAGCCTGTTTTGTGTCAAAGCGGAGAATGAAGGAAAAAAGAAAAAGCCCTGGGGCTAAATTCTAGACTTCTCGAGAACTAGATCCTGAGACTTTTTCGTTAAGTTGTGCTTACCGCACTTCTGCTGCGACTTTTTCGGTCAGAGACTTGGTAATCTTTTCCATATACTTGGCGACTTCTTCATCGGTTAGATTGTCATTTGAATTTTGGAAGGTCAGGCTGTAGGCCATGGACTTCTTACCATGCTCAATATTGTGCCCAGCGTAAACGTCAAAGAGTTTAGTGTCCGTCAAGCGCTTAACACCGGCAGCTTGGATGGCATCAAGAATGGCCTGGTGGCTAACAGTTTGGCCAACCAGGAGGGCGATGTCACGAGAAACACTTGGGAACTTGGTAATTTCTACAAAGGCTGAGACTGGTTGCAACTTAGCCTGAAGGGCCGTCAAATTAATTTGGGCTACATAGGTTTCTGGAATACCATAGTCCTTGGCTACCTCAGGGTGAACTTGGCCCAAGAAGCCGATGGTTTGACCATCTAAGACCAGACTAGCTGTCCTACCAGGGTGCATGGCTGCCATGGATTTATCAGGAACAAAATCAGGCCTTACATCCAACTTATCAAAGAGAGCTTCCAGGATTCCCTTAAGATGGAAGAAATCAACGGCTACTGCTTTGGTTTGGAAATCCTTATCGCTGACAAGACCTGTCATAGCTAGGGCCAGGGTGTCAAGTTCAGTTGGCAGGTCTTCTTTAGGGTTACCCTTTTGTTCAAAGACCTTACCGATTTCGTAGATGGCCACATCCTTGTTCTTACGGGCCACATTGTAGGCAATGGTATCCAGCATTCCAGCCACGACGTTTTGCCTTAGGGCAGAGCGTTCAATGGACATAGGCCACATGAGTTCGGTCACATTGGTCGGATTTTGGGTGAATTGAACAGCTTTTTCTGGTGTGGTCAAGGCGTAGGAAATAATTTCAGACAGTCCTGCTCCTTCGGCTAGGGTCCGTACTTTACGGCGCAGT harbors:
- a CDS encoding GbpC/Spa domain-containing protein codes for the protein MEKRSQRFSIRKYSYGAASVLLGTAAFALSSSTVLADEQTNQSAADSGNAASEVAASQNGPQTKVIDQKTEGDTTTTTKEVTSPELETAKANANQAGLESSADETKTQPSVQAADEDNKAQAQEINKTVDNYKAQQSDYEKAQAQYNQDKAAYDKAVADKAEADKQNAAAKGAYDAAMIQYNQDKAEYDQALAKYNVAKATYDQQKVQYETSLAEKEAADKANAAAKLKYKQEMATYNAAKADYDAALAQYNEDKKKYDADKANYDSKVAEKAAADKQNAEAKAQYQAQMADYNKAKADYDKALEQYKADKAKYDAEKATYDSKKAEKEAADRANKEAQDKYNQEKAAYDAAKAQYDQDLAKYNEDKAKYEADKSNYDKKLEEKAAAEKANQEAQAKYDQEKAAYDAAKAKYDQDLAKYKEEKAKYEADKSNYDSKLAEKAAADKANKEAQAKYNQEKAAYDAAKAQYDKDLAKYEVDKAAYEKAKTEHDNKQAEKEAADKTNAENEAKYNQEKEAYNQARAEYERKLAEYNTKHEQWQNAKDAYDKFLADHNLTEAQATQELVFEREKNATHTIEGINSYLTPEAQQRIGTSAVNQYRSNEIKEGDVVSESPYGNKDNEWLEVKQGDKFTVTYDGLTESKMIVEGVPQDITRVIYRYTIDELPSYNQKGIAKVSNDPTVTLTVGASTDDENKTVKVSVDVEFYDKNGQKYDLTQRKAIVALNSLNHWTGAAYVSSEDTPRALTVEARDTEGNVVRGTWNPYADGSHPDIQNGEVQTKSGYADFGGKTVNISADNPLKIVTQSYAVDGSQVENLTGEATTDDKTVNASGSANAHSIGNQDYGYDDNGVQKDDVIGSYTVDAETGMITFTPKKKFQNVEHQEFVNIGDNRYIAIPNSSVSYDANTHEATSNADNQYIEHGAVFNGESTPNLRGWDDEESPYLYYGGAGMQMTNGHLVFTAKGANAVGAPTIYWFAINSTVGYPKKPGEEPKQPTAPTPPTPPTKIVVEVPDKPTEPKQPTPPVAPEPPKMTTVEIPDKPTEPKQPTPPVAPEPPKMTTVEIPDKPTEPKQPTPPVAPEPPKMTTVEIPDKPTEPKQPTPPVAPEPPKMTTVEIPDKPTEPKQPTPPVAPTPPKTINIVVPKKPTEPKAPTPPTAPVPPKTITVEVPKVPTKPNEPTKPNVKWHKNIVVESVKEPKPETPTTPNVPNKPSKPVEPSKPVKNESPKPVKATPVAQESLPQTGDAEGYGLAVFGLGMVAFAVSTMLAAKKRQED